In the Sarcophilus harrisii chromosome 1, mSarHar1.11, whole genome shotgun sequence genome, one interval contains:
- the LOC100931905 gene encoding olfactory receptor 1361-like, with product MEGANQSGISEFILLGLSEEPEQQRLLFFLFLLMYLITGLGNLLIMIAISCNSHLHTPMYFFLSNLSLVDICFTSTTIPKMLSNHISKNRTIPYAGCLTQAFFFIWFTGIDSVLLTAMAYDRYVAVCAPLHYNTVMTPSICALLVLVSWSWAFINALTDTVLLTRLSFCGHNEIPHFFCDLSPLLKLACSDTFINDLMVHTMGALIVFLPFIGILISYTHIFIAVMKISSVKGMQKVFSTCGSHLTVVCLFYGTIIGVYFSPTSSHTAQQDTAATVMYTVVTPMLNPFIYSLRNKDMKEALKMLIIRKLGFTL from the coding sequence ATGGAAGGGGCAAATCAGTCTGGAATCTCAGAGTTCATCCTTCTGGGTCTTTCAGAGGAGCCAGAGCAGCAGAGACTTCTGTTCTTCCTATTCCTCCTTATGTACCTGATCACAGGGTTGGGGAATCTGCTCATCATGATAGCAATTAGCTGTAATTCACATCTACACACCCCCATGTACTTCTTCCTCAGTAATTTGTCCCTAGTTGACATCTGCTTCACCTCCACCACCATTCCCAAGATGCTGAGCAATCACATATCCAAAAACAGAACAATTCCTTATGCTGGGTGCCTGACACAAGCATTCTTCTTCATTTGGTTTACAGGGATTGATAGTGTCCTCCTCACTGCCATGGCTTATGACCGCTATGTGGCTGTTTGTGCACCCCTACACTATAATACAGTCATGACTCCAAGCATTTGTGCCCTTCTAGTACTAGTGTCCTGGTCTTGGGCCTTTATTAATGCCTTGACAGACACCGTCTTGCTGACCCGACTTTCCTTCTGTGGCCACAATGAAATCCCTCATTTTTTCTGTGACCTCAGTCCCCTTTTAAAGTTGGCCTGCTCAGACACCTTCATCAATGATTTGATGGTCCACACAATGGGTGCACTAATAGTATTTCTGCCCTTCATTGGAATACTCATCTCCTATACACACATTTTCATAGCTGTAATGAAGATCTCATCTGTGAAAGGGATGCAGAAAGTGTTCTCCACCTGTGGATCCCACCTCACTGTGGTCTGTCTCTTCTATGGGACAATCATTGGGGTGTACTTCAGCCCCACATCCAGCCACACAGCCCAACAAGATACAGCAGCAACTGTGATGTACACTGTAGTCACCCCAATGCTGAACCCATTCATCTACAGCCTAAGGAATAAGGACATGAAAGAAGCCTTGAAGATGCTCATCATTAGAAAACTAGGATTCACTCTATGA